The stretch of DNA CGGCTACAGCGTCGACTACGACGTGCCCTACAACGGGACCGCCCGTGAGAACCATCCGAACCTCTCGCCGGCGCACTACGGGCAAGAGGTCGTCCAGTACGCGCAGCTGATGCGGGCGGTCGATCCGACAATCAAGATCGGCGCCGTGCTCGCCACCCCGCCCGACGATTACGGCTGGTCGTACGCCGACCTGAACAACAACAACTTCCGCAACTCGAACGAACCGTTCTGGAACGACGAGGTCCTCGCCAACGCGGCCAGCGAGATCGACTTCGTCATGGTTCACTGGTACCCCTACATCGGCGAGAACGCGAATGGCGCCACGCTGCTGTCGGAGGTCCCGGCGAAGCTCGGGCGGATGATCAACGGCTCGACACCGTTTCAAGACTCGGGCACAAGCGCCGGCGTGCGCGACTCGCTCGCCGCGCACGGCATCGCCGACGCCGAGATCATGGTGACGGAGTTCAACTACTTCGGCTCGCTGGCGCCGTCGGTCGCCAATGCGGCGGAGTCGCTGTTTGTCGCCGACGCCTACGCCACCTGGCTCAAGCTGGGCGTCACCAGCGTGCAGTACCTCGAGCTGCTCGGCAAAGACTTCCTCAACGACGGCAACTCGCTTAACCGCGGGTCGGCCTACTATGGCGTCTCGCTGGTCGACCGACTCATCGAGCCCGGCGAGTGGTTCGTCGAGTCCAGCGCCACACATAACGACATCGGCGTTCACGCCGCGCTGCAAGCCGACGGCAGCGTCGCCGTGATGCTGCTCAATCGCGACCTCTCCGACGATGCGAGCGTCACGCTCTCGCTCGCGGGCGCCGACGTCGCGTCGCAGGCGACCGTCTACACCGTAACGGGCGGTCTCAACCTCGAGGAAGGCGTCTTCGACGCCAGCGGCGGGCTCACCGTCAACGTCCCCGCTCGTTCGATGGCGGTCTACGTCTTCCCGCCCAACCCCGCCACGCTCGGCGACTTCAACGGCGACGGCGCTGTCGACGCCGCCGACTACACCGTCTGGCGTGACGGCCTCGGCGCCACGCACGCCGCCGGCCAGTACAACGCCTGGGCCGGCGCCTACGGATCCACCACTCAGACATTCTCAACGAGCACGCAGGCGCCCGAGCCGAGCAGCCTGGTGCTGACAGCGATCCTCAAGGCGACGCTCGTCGCCAATGCCCGACGAGCGTCGTGCCTCCGATCACGGCCAGCATGCTCCCGATCCCCTCGATCCCCCTAGCCGATTCCGTCATTGATCCAGCTTTGGCCACTAGGCCGTCTCGCTCATCTCATCAAGTCTCCTGCACTCCTCCGCTCTTCACCCACCGAGTTGCACCTAATGAACGTCTCTTCTTGCCACTCACCATCGCACGCCTTACGGATCGCCCTCGGGCTCGCCCTGGTTGGGTTCGCCTCCGGTACGGCGTCGGCCGGCCTACTGGCGTCGTTCGAGAACGACGCCGAGGGCTGGACAATCAACACCTCCGAGAACGCCACCTACGCGTTCAACGGCTTTAGCACGACCGACGGCGTCACCGAGGGGACTTACTCCGCGATCATTACGGGTGGTGCCGCCCCCAGCTATGGCCAGCTGCTCGTGAGCCCCGACTCGACCGCACTTACCGCCGAACTCGCAACCGCGGCCGAGGTCTCGATCGATGTCGCCACGGCTCCGGGCGCCTTCGGCTTCGGAACACAATGGTCAGCCGTCATCAATAACGCCGACCTCGGCTACACGTCGCTCGACGGCTACACCTACACCGGCGCTGTCGGGCCGGGCGCCTCGGGACAGTTGGTATGGAACATCACCCCCGCGCAACGCGCCGTGCTTGCGGCTTCCTCGGAGAGCTCAACGTTGATCTTCCAAGTCGGCGGCGGTGATGGAGGGACGATGTACGTCGATAACGTGCGGCTGACGCCGGTCCCTGAGCCGTCGTCACTCGCAATGTTGACGGCTCTCGCAGTCGCTGCCCTACGCCTGCGGCGACGCTGACAAGACCTGGATTGGCTGCCGGTAACCCGGTTGCGAGGGACGACGGCGTGTGGGGGTGGTTCACGCCGTCGCTCTTCCCTCCGGTAGACGCTTCGGACAAGGCAAGAGCACTTCACGACTCAGCACGACCTCCTCAAATAGGCGACAAACCCATGTTGAACCGCTCCCTCACGATCGCATCGGCGCTGCTGCTATTCACGACGGCGGCGACGGCGCAGGTCGTCAACCTCTACTCTGTGAACTACGAGGACGATTTCCCCGGCGTCGGCGCGCCGGCGAGCAAAGGATTCTCGTTCTCCGGCGACTCCACCTCCGACAGCGGAGGCGCGCAAGTCGTCGAGTTTATCGAGGAGATCACCGAAACGGGCGGCGCCGAGGGCACCCAGGGCTACTCGATCACCACCAACGCCGCCAATGCGGTGAACTATTGGTACGCCGGCATCGGCAACTTCGTGGGCTTCTTCGGCGACGAGTTCCGCCTGGCCGACGGCGTCATGGGATCGACCAACCCGTCCAACTACGAGTACTCCTTCGACCTCAAGGTGATCGGCGCCACCGCGGCCGTGCCGCTGCGGGGGCAGTTCGCCATCTTCGACCCCGACTACGAGGCGACCTACAACGTCGACGTGAACGGCGACGAACTCTTTGATGGCGGCGCGGATGTCTTCATCAAGGAACTGGAGTTCTCCGCCAACGGCGACACGTTTACTACCAACACCTTCAACCTAGGCGAAGGGCCCGTCACCGCCCAAGCCGGCGTCCTAGCGCCCGAGTTCCAGGACAACGCCACCGTGGTGATCCGCTGGTTCTGGGGCGCGGGTGAGTTCGGCTTCAACGACGGCAACGTCGTGGTGCTCGATAACGTCTCGCTCGATTTCATCACCCCGACGCCGCTGCCGGGCGACTACAACACCGACGGCGTCGTCGATGCGGCCGACTACACCGTTTGGCGCGACAACCTCGGTCAGACGATCACCCTCGACAACGAGGGGGACGGCGTCACGCCCGGTGAGGTCACGCAAGAAGACTACGCGTTCTGGGCTTCCCAGTACGGCGCAACGGCGACTCCCGTCGCGGCGGTGGCGGTCCCCGAACCGACGACTCTCTGGATCGTCCTGGCGGGCGCGTCCGCAGCGGTGGTGCGGCGACGCGGCTGAGCGGCAGTGGTGGAACGACCAGAGAACCGCCCAGGCATTCGGCCACGCGGTATGAGGCAAGAGGAGCAATAGGCTATGCGTCGCGCATTCACATTGGTCGAACTGCTGGTGGTGATCGCCATCATCGGCATCCTTGTCGCTCTGCTGCTGCCGGCGGTCCAGGCGGCGCGCGAGGCCGCCCGCCGGAC from Botrimarina mediterranea encodes:
- a CDS encoding glycoside hydrolase family 30 beta sandwich domain-containing protein, translating into MIAPTRWLAAIVIPLAAAGLLPRRADAQIVATATVDVTQPLATVSPLALGMHTSPYYNELANASLDERIEEAGVTTLRYGGGGYADVFHWSVTRSGNGIQGNGLSPWWGEPNNFGYVGPGSDFATFVRLLDRTDNAQAVVTVNYGSAMKIVDGQSRVPDFGGQPQEAAAWVAYANADPAIYGTANDVVLGVDQQGNDWKTAGYWARLRASTSAEYQSWASADGVYDGLNSFLAIDRAEPVGITHWEIGNETFGTGYYDDSGNGYSVDYDVPYNGTARENHPNLSPAHYGQEVVQYAQLMRAVDPTIKIGAVLATPPDDYGWSYADLNNNNFRNSNEPFWNDEVLANAASEIDFVMVHWYPYIGENANGATLLSEVPAKLGRMINGSTPFQDSGTSAGVRDSLAAHGIADAEIMVTEFNYFGSLAPSVANAAESLFVADAYATWLKLGVTSVQYLELLGKDFLNDGNSLNRGSAYYGVSLVDRLIEPGEWFVESSATHNDIGVHAALQADGSVAVMLLNRDLSDDASVTLSLAGADVASQATVYTVTGGLNLEEGVFDASGGLTVNVPARSMAVYVFPPNPATLGDFNGDGAVDAADYTVWRDGLGATHAAGQYNAWAGAYGSTTQTFSTSTQAPEPSSLVLTAILKATLVANARRASCLRSRPACSRSPRSP
- a CDS encoding PEP-CTERM sorting domain-containing protein (PEP-CTERM proteins occur, often in large numbers, in the proteomes of bacteria that also encode an exosortase, a predicted intramembrane cysteine proteinase. The presence of a PEP-CTERM domain at a protein's C-terminus predicts cleavage within the sorting domain, followed by covalent anchoring to some some component of the (usually Gram-negative) cell surface. Many PEP-CTERM proteins exhibit an unusual sequence composition that includes large numbers of potential glycosylation sites. Expression of one such protein has been shown restore the ability of a bacterium to form floc, a type of biofilm.); amino-acid sequence: MNVSSCHSPSHALRIALGLALVGFASGTASAGLLASFENDAEGWTINTSENATYAFNGFSTTDGVTEGTYSAIITGGAAPSYGQLLVSPDSTALTAELATAAEVSIDVATAPGAFGFGTQWSAVINNADLGYTSLDGYTYTGAVGPGASGQLVWNITPAQRAVLAASSESSTLIFQVGGGDGGTMYVDNVRLTPVPEPSSLAMLTALAVAALRLRRR
- a CDS encoding PEP-CTERM sorting domain-containing protein (PEP-CTERM proteins occur, often in large numbers, in the proteomes of bacteria that also encode an exosortase, a predicted intramembrane cysteine proteinase. The presence of a PEP-CTERM domain at a protein's C-terminus predicts cleavage within the sorting domain, followed by covalent anchoring to some some component of the (usually Gram-negative) cell surface. Many PEP-CTERM proteins exhibit an unusual sequence composition that includes large numbers of potential glycosylation sites. Expression of one such protein has been shown restore the ability of a bacterium to form floc, a type of biofilm.) — its product is MLNRSLTIASALLLFTTAATAQVVNLYSVNYEDDFPGVGAPASKGFSFSGDSTSDSGGAQVVEFIEEITETGGAEGTQGYSITTNAANAVNYWYAGIGNFVGFFGDEFRLADGVMGSTNPSNYEYSFDLKVIGATAAVPLRGQFAIFDPDYEATYNVDVNGDELFDGGADVFIKELEFSANGDTFTTNTFNLGEGPVTAQAGVLAPEFQDNATVVIRWFWGAGEFGFNDGNVVVLDNVSLDFITPTPLPGDYNTDGVVDAADYTVWRDNLGQTITLDNEGDGVTPGEVTQEDYAFWASQYGATATPVAAVAVPEPTTLWIVLAGASAAVVRRRG